In one window of Clupea harengus chromosome 4, Ch_v2.0.2, whole genome shotgun sequence DNA:
- the dnase1l1l gene encoding deoxyribonuclease I-like 1-like isoform X2, with protein sequence MRYLILLMCLVGLCLWPTTLSLKICAFNVQSFGEAKANNKKVMAILTKIIARCDLCLIQEVRDSKGEAIPKLVKNLNKFDKSHSYAHLESKRLGKTTYKEQYVYIYRKDVLEVRDHYSLQEGGSNYTSLFTREPFIIRVHSPSTLVKDLVLVGQHTCPKNAMKEIEELYGVYTEISKKWKTQNVMFLGDLNAACSYITIKGWRAIRLRNDPKFHWLIGDEVDTTVRENTHCAYDRIVVHGKELFHGIVPESAQPFNFKKEFHLAEDEALEVSDHYPVEVDLKPNHRYHLRHEL encoded by the exons ATGAGGTATCTGATCTTGCTGATGTGCCTTGTGGGGCTGTGTCTGTGGCCTACCACCCTCTCCCTGAAAATATGCGCCTTCAACGTTCAGTCGTTTGGGGAGGCAAAGGCAAACAACAAAAAGGTCATGGCCATTCTGACCAAG ATTATTGCCCGCTGTGACCTCTGTTTGATTCAGGAGGTCCGAGACTCCAAAGGTGAAGCCATACCTAAACTGGTGAAAAACCTAAACAA ATTTGACAAGTCTCATTCATATGCTCATTTAGAGAGCAAAAGACTGGGAAAGACGACCTACAAGGAACAATACGTTTACATATACCG GAAAGATGTTCTGGAGGTGAGAGATCATTACTCCCTGCAGGAGGGAGGGTCCAATTACACCAGCCTCTTCACCCGAGAGCCTTTCATCATTCGAGTTCACTCTCCCTCAACTC tggtaAAGGATTTAGTCCTCGTCGGACAACACACATGTCCTAAGAATGCCATGAAAGAGATTGAGGAACTCTATGGAGTCTACACGGAAATTAGCAAAAAATGGAAAACTCAG AATGTGATGTTTCTGGGAGATCTCAATGCTGCCTGCAGTTACATCACAATCAAGGGCTGGAGAGCCATTCGCCTGAGGAATGACCCCAAGTTCCATTGGCTCATAGGGGATGAAGTGGACACCACCGTccgtgaaaacacacactgcgCTTACGACAG AATTGTTGTCCATGGAAAAGAGCTCTTCCATGGGATTGTTCCTGAATCCGCTCAACCCTTCAACTTCAAAAAGGAATTCCACCTCGCTGAGGATGAG GCTTTGGAGGTCAGTGATCACTACCCAGTCGAAGTGGACCTGAAACCTAATCACCGCTATCATCTTCGACATGAGCTCTGA
- the dnase1l1l gene encoding deoxyribonuclease I-like 1-like isoform X3, whose product MRYLILLMCLVGLCLWPTTLSLKICAFNVQSFGEAKANNKKVMAILTKIIARCDLCLIQEVRDSKGEAIPKLVKNLNKFDKSHSYAHLESKRLGKTTYKEQYVYIYRKDVLEVRDHYSLQEGGSNYTSLFTREPFIIRVHSPSTLVKDLVLVGQHTCPKNAMKEIEELYGVYTEISKKWKTQNVMFLGDLNAACSYITIKGWRAIRLRNDPKFHWLIGDEVDTTVRENTHCAYDRLTLLILV is encoded by the exons ATGAGGTATCTGATCTTGCTGATGTGCCTTGTGGGGCTGTGTCTGTGGCCTACCACCCTCTCCCTGAAAATATGCGCCTTCAACGTTCAGTCGTTTGGGGAGGCAAAGGCAAACAACAAAAAGGTCATGGCCATTCTGACCAAG ATTATTGCCCGCTGTGACCTCTGTTTGATTCAGGAGGTCCGAGACTCCAAAGGTGAAGCCATACCTAAACTGGTGAAAAACCTAAACAA ATTTGACAAGTCTCATTCATATGCTCATTTAGAGAGCAAAAGACTGGGAAAGACGACCTACAAGGAACAATACGTTTACATATACCG GAAAGATGTTCTGGAGGTGAGAGATCATTACTCCCTGCAGGAGGGAGGGTCCAATTACACCAGCCTCTTCACCCGAGAGCCTTTCATCATTCGAGTTCACTCTCCCTCAACTC tggtaAAGGATTTAGTCCTCGTCGGACAACACACATGTCCTAAGAATGCCATGAAAGAGATTGAGGAACTCTATGGAGTCTACACGGAAATTAGCAAAAAATGGAAAACTCAG AATGTGATGTTTCTGGGAGATCTCAATGCTGCCTGCAGTTACATCACAATCAAGGGCTGGAGAGCCATTCGCCTGAGGAATGACCCCAAGTTCCATTGGCTCATAGGGGATGAAGTGGACACCACCGTccgtgaaaacacacactgcgCTTACGACAG ACTCACACTGCTTATCCTGGTGTGA